The proteins below are encoded in one region of Saccopteryx leptura isolate mSacLep1 chromosome 1, mSacLep1_pri_phased_curated, whole genome shotgun sequence:
- the FUT9 gene encoding 4-galactosyl-N-acetylglucosaminide 3-alpha-L-fucosyltransferase 9, with protein sequence MTSASKGILRPFLIVCIILGCFMACLLIYIKPTNSWIFSPIESTSSVLKMKNFFTAKTDYFNETTILIWVWPFGQTFDLTSCQAMFNIQGCHLTTDRSLYNKSHAVLIHHRDISWDLTNLPQQARPPFQKWIWMNLESPTHTPQKSGIEHLFNLTLTYRRDSDIQVPYGFLTVSTNSFVFEVPSKEKLVCWVVSNWNPEHARVKYYNELSKSIEIHTYGQAFGEYVNDKNLIPTISTCKFYLSFENSIHKDYITEKLYNAFLAGSVPIVLGPSRENYENYIPADSFIHVEDYNSPSELAKYLKEVDKNSKLYLSYFNWRKDFTVNLPRFWESHACLACDHVKRHQEYKSVGNLEKWFWN encoded by the coding sequence GCCTGTCTTCTCATTTACATCAAGCCCACCAACAGCTGGATCTTCAGTCCAATAGAGTCAACCAGCTCAGTgctcaaaatgaaaaatttcttcaCCGCCAAAACTGATTACTTTAATGAAACTACTATTCTGATTTGGGTGTGGCCATTTGGGCAAACCTTCGACCTTACCTCCTGCCAAGCAATGTTCAACATCCAAGGCTGCCATCTCACCACAGACCGTTCTCTGTATAACAAATCTCACGCGGTTCTGATCCATCACCGAGACATCAGTTGGGATCTGACTAATTTACCTCAGCAGGCTAGGCCACCCTTCCAGAAGTGGATTTGGATGAATTTGGAATCACCAACTCACACGCCCCAGAAGAGTGGCATTGAGCACCTATTCAATCTCACCCTGACTTACCGCCGTGACTCAGATATCCAAGTGCCTTATGGCTTCTTGACGGTGAGCACAAACTCCTTCGTGTTTGAAGTGCCAAGCAAAGAGAAGTTAGTGTGCTGGGTTGTAAGTAACTGGAACCCTGAGCATGCCAGAGTCAAGTATTATAATGAACTAAGCAAAAGCATCGAAATCCATACTTATGGCCAAGCGTTTGGAGAGTATGTGAATGATAAAAATTTGATTCCCACCATATCTACTTGCAAATTCTATCTTTCCTTTGAAAACTCAATCCACAAAGATTACATCACAGAAAAGCTTTACAATGCTTTTCTGGCAGGCTCTGTACCCATTGTTCTGGGGCCATCTAGGGAAAACTATGAAAATTATATTCCagcagattcattcattcatgtagaAGATTATAACTCTCCCAGTGAGCTAGCAAAGTATCTGAAGGAAGTTGACAAAAACAGTAAGTTATACCTTAGTTACTTTAACTGGAGGAAAGATTTCACAGTAAATCTTCCACGATTTTGGGAATCACATGCATGCTTGGCTTGTGATCATGTGAAAAGGCATCAAGAATATAAGTCTGTTGGTAATTTAGAGAaatggttttggaattag